The following are encoded in a window of Acropora muricata isolate sample 2 chromosome 6, ASM3666990v1, whole genome shotgun sequence genomic DNA:
- the LOC136920738 gene encoding mitochondrial fission 1 protein-like isoform X2, whose amino-acid sequence MDDSLTVDDVKRFEVAYNAELERGKVSSETQFSYAWCLIKGNDKTDILKGVLLLQGLCQSGTDQRDYLFFIAQGYYKLGEYKKALRWLNWPWHIGRYSTSNGWSRSIGWTCIFKSQVICQLCELTISLPTIDVFLAINK is encoded by the exons ATGGATGACAGCCTTACCGTCGACGATGTCAAG CGCTTTGAGGTGGCATATAATGCTGAACTTGAGAGAGGAAAAGTTTCTTCCGAAACTCAATTTAGTTATGCTTGGTGTTTGATTAAAGGGAATGACAAAACTGATATTTTAAAGGGAGTACTTCTTCTTCAAG GACTGTGTCAAAGTGGCACAGATCAAAGAGACTATCTTTTCTTCATTGCCCAGGGATATTACAAGCTTGGC GAGTACAAGAAAGCCTTAAG ATGGCTTAATTGGCCTTGGCATATTGGGAGGTACAGCACTAGTAATGGGTGGAGCCGCAGCATTGGTtggacttgtattttcaaatcgCAAGTAATTTGTCAGTTGTGCGAACTCACAATTAGTTTGCCAACTATTGATGTTTTCCTGGCTATCAACAAATGA
- the LOC136920738 gene encoding mitochondrial fission 1 protein-like isoform X1, whose translation MDDSLTVDDVKRFEVAYNAELERGKVSSETQFSYAWCLIKGNDKTDILKGVLLLQGLCQSGTDQRDYLFFIAQGYYKLGEYKKALRYINRLLQIEPTNRQAIELQEKINDQMKKDGLIGLGILGGTALVMGGAAALVGLVFSNRK comes from the exons ATGGATGACAGCCTTACCGTCGACGATGTCAAG CGCTTTGAGGTGGCATATAATGCTGAACTTGAGAGAGGAAAAGTTTCTTCCGAAACTCAATTTAGTTATGCTTGGTGTTTGATTAAAGGGAATGACAAAACTGATATTTTAAAGGGAGTACTTCTTCTTCAAG GACTGTGTCAAAGTGGCACAGATCAAAGAGACTATCTTTTCTTCATTGCCCAGGGATATTACAAGCTTGGC GAGTACAAGAAAGCCTTAAGGTACATAAACAGATTGTTACAGATTGAGCCTACTAATAGGCAGGCCATTGAACTCCAAGAAAAAATCAATGATCAGATGAAGAAAG ATGGCTTAATTGGCCTTGGCATATTGGGAGGTACAGCACTAGTAATGGGTGGAGCCGCAGCATTGGTtggacttgtattttcaaatcgCAAGTAA